From a region of the Danio aesculapii chromosome 4, fDanAes4.1, whole genome shotgun sequence genome:
- the LOC130222828 gene encoding gastrula zinc finger protein XlCGF49.1-like, which produces MAFIKEESEDVKIEETFRVKQEDLQEQTDLIEENEGSKEEEHHVKIEENTLLQTDGILKRRDKSHFTCTQCGKSFGRKETLKIHMRIHSGEKPFTCTQCGKSFNQSSNFNLHMRIHTGEKPFTCTQCGKSFCQSSNLNQHMRSHTGEKPFTCTQCGKNFNCSSHHNKHMRIHTGEKPFACTQCGRSFSQSSTLNKHMRIHTGEKPFTCT; this is translated from the exons atggcgtttattaaagaggagagtgaagatgtgaagattgaagaaacattcagagtcaaacaggaagatttgcaggaacaaacag acctaattgaagagaatgaggggagtaaagaggaggaacatcatgtcaaaattgaggaaaacactcttttacagactgatggtattttgaaaaggagagacaagagtcatttcacctgcactcagtgtggaaagagttttggaagaaaagaaactcttaaaattcacatgaggatccactctggagagaaaccattcacatgcactcaatgtgggaagagtttcaaccaatcatcaaactttaatctacacatgaggatccacactggagagaaaccattcacatgcactcagtgtgggaagagtttctgccaatcatcaaaccttaatcaacacatgaggagccacactggagagaaacccttcacttgcactcagtgtgggaagaattTTAACTGCTCCTCACAccataataaacacatgaggatccacactggagagaaaccatttgcatgcactcaatgtgggaggagtttcagccaatcatcaacccttaataaacacatgaggatccacactggagaaaaaccattcacttgcacgtaa
- the LOC130222449 gene encoding gastrula zinc finger protein XlCGF7.1-like, with amino-acid sequence MAFIKEESEDVKIEETFRVKREDLQEQTDLIKDYEESKEEEQHVKIEDKAHLETDGILKVRDKSCFTCTQCGKSLASKSKLKIHMMIHTGEKPFTCTQCEKSFSLSSYLIKHMRIHTGEKPFKCPQCGKTFSQSSHLNLHVRIHTGEKPFTCTQCGKSFSQSSYINKHMMIHTGEKPFTCTQCGKSFSQPSSLNQHMKIHTGEKPFTCPQCGKSFRLSSTLYRHMRIHTGVKPFTCTQCGKSFSQSPHLNKHMKIHTGVREYMCLECEKTFITAAELKHHQRIHTGEKPYKSSHCSKRFSNSGTLKAHERIHTGEKP; translated from the exons atggcgtttattaaagaggagagtgaagatgtgaagattgaagaaacattcagagtcaaacgtgaagatctgcaggaacaaacag acctaATAAAAGACTATGAggagagtaaagaggaggaacagcatgtcaaaattgaggacaaAGCTCATTTagagactgatggtattttaaaAGTGAGAGACAAGAGTTGTTTTACCTGCACtcaatgtggaaagagtttggcaagcaaaagcaaacttaagattcacatgatgatccacactggagagaaaccattcacatgcacccagtgtgagAAGAGTTTCAGCCTATCATCATACCTTattaaacacatgaggatccacactggagagaaaccattcaaatgccctcagtgtgggaagactttcagccaatcatcacaccttaatctacacgtgaggatccacactggagagaaaccattcacatgcactcagtgtgggaagagtttcagccaatcttcatacattaataaacacatgatgatccacactggagagaaaccattcacatgcactcaatgtgggaagagtttcagccagccatcatcccttaatcaacacatgaagatccacactggagagaaaccattcacatgccctcagtgtgggaagagtttcaggtTATCATCAACGCTTTATagacacatgaggattcacaccggagtaaaaccattcacatgcactcagtgtgggaagagtttcagccaatcacctcaccttaataaacacatgaagatccacactggtgtaagagagtatatgtgcttggagtgtgagaagacttttattacagctgcaGAATTGAAACaccaccagaggattcacactggagaaaaaccatatAAGAGTTCACACTGCAGTAAGAGATTTTCTAACTCAGGAACCCTGAAagcacatgagaggattcacactggagagaaaccatag